The following proteins are encoded in a genomic region of Dyadobacter sp. UC 10:
- a CDS encoding PKD domain-containing protein → MVIGGASGTFGNPSSANTTFTPTFNIDECANSSSITIRYTVRSAGGCESTVTRNYTFSRNYSLYATANPTQVCGTTTILKGSCPGTGTAAWTQVSGPNTATINNANARTTAATGLIAGSYVFRYTVSGGCSPGSVDVNVTVSGSSAVTQANAGSDQYECQIPGVVSLAGNKPAVGETGTWSQLSGGTAATIADPNRFNTTASGLTTGGAPYTFLYTISNGTCFTSDSVTIYKRPELTLIGSDTEACSSSGTGQITPVATSTYTYNQLDTAVVNLTFLSGPAGAFVNSAVRKASGGASVISFQSMTVGQTNTWNLSRSDLYVQTLNPSSQLYNLDFLFRLNDNVGVFKFRVSVTTECGTVEKDVTITRGLTGAGVNAGTDVALPCTATSATLAGNLANGKGLWSAVQLPAGATNPITPANQALRNPPINGLIAGTYVFRYTNNTGPSCNANQFDEVKVVVSNTPPPAPNAGVDITGCAGSVQLSGSAVPADAFASWTVVSPASSGVTFSNPSIPNPTVNNLQPNTSYTLRYTLTNGCGSSFDEVTITTNSSVGPAKPTITSSALANCGTINSTLPSNVSIVFNHPALDPGTIGTWTVISQPSGIAHTATSNSPTSTTIRLQNVTQSTVFSVIYSLSSSTCPSASVSDTVTGYIRKSTDAPFSAGASQQICSVSSYPVTVSLNGSASTGPVLWSQLYSSNGQQATIATPSSANTNVTIPSDGMYRFQYQIQSTTDPGCQGLLGEDVMQVTTSSPGQIALAGDDIKFCNTTGVTTLNGSPVTNGRWEVYQVLNGNAPVIGTVTSATSNLTFNGSGSAILKWNSYGSITECGPSSSDLLTVTYTAPANAGSDLTLCDASSVNLSAANPSPATGTWSQTSGPSASIQNTSSPQTLVSGLTDGSYIFRYSVDNGSGCTTTDDVSVTISGNSDTAVAGADSAACSGGTNKMHLNASPSLAGSTGSWSVIRRPAGTTEGNFSDVHDPKAIYDGLTHPGKYVFAWTVSNGICSSTDYVEFTSDSTLCRLPVTLTSFTGKGENSLATLNWATSAESNFSHFEVQYSSNAKTFRTIGRVAPESNSGQGYVFSHEQQDPTGYYRLKMIDLDATYAYSKTIAVAVSGVDMVIFSNPTADRIQIKGIRGGEDVSVYDQHGKLVISQKNIQARQKINLEGCAPGVYILEVVREGVQTFRGKVVKSN, encoded by the coding sequence TTGGTTATTGGAGGGGCATCCGGTACCTTCGGTAATCCGTCATCCGCAAATACCACTTTTACACCAACGTTCAACATTGACGAATGTGCAAATTCGTCTTCCATTACCATCCGCTACACGGTCCGGTCGGCAGGCGGTTGCGAGAGTACTGTCACAAGGAATTACACTTTTTCCAGGAACTACAGTCTTTATGCAACCGCTAACCCTACCCAGGTTTGCGGCACTACGACCATCTTAAAAGGAAGCTGCCCCGGCACCGGAACTGCCGCCTGGACGCAGGTCTCAGGCCCTAATACAGCCACTATCAATAACGCCAACGCAAGAACAACTGCGGCGACAGGGCTTATCGCGGGAAGTTATGTATTCAGATATACCGTTTCCGGCGGCTGCAGTCCCGGTTCGGTTGACGTCAACGTAACAGTGTCGGGTTCCTCTGCTGTAACACAGGCCAACGCAGGCAGCGACCAATATGAATGCCAGATACCTGGCGTGGTTTCCCTGGCGGGCAACAAACCAGCTGTGGGCGAAACCGGAACGTGGAGCCAGTTATCGGGCGGTACTGCTGCTACGATTGCAGATCCAAACCGATTCAATACGACTGCCAGCGGCTTGACCACAGGCGGTGCTCCCTATACGTTTCTCTATACCATTAGTAACGGCACCTGTTTCACTTCCGATTCGGTTACCATATACAAACGCCCTGAACTCACTTTGATAGGTTCGGACACCGAAGCTTGTTCAAGTAGTGGCACCGGCCAGATTACCCCTGTCGCCACCAGCACTTACACATACAACCAGCTCGATACTGCCGTTGTGAATCTTACCTTTCTTTCCGGCCCGGCAGGCGCCTTTGTCAATAGTGCCGTACGCAAGGCATCCGGTGGCGCCTCGGTTATCTCATTTCAGAGTATGACCGTCGGGCAGACCAATACGTGGAACCTTTCCAGGAGCGACCTGTATGTTCAGACCTTGAACCCCAGTTCGCAACTCTATAACCTGGACTTCCTCTTTCGTCTAAATGACAACGTAGGTGTATTCAAATTCCGGGTGAGCGTTACGACCGAATGCGGGACGGTGGAAAAAGATGTGACGATCACCAGGGGGCTAACAGGCGCAGGGGTGAATGCAGGAACGGATGTAGCGCTGCCCTGCACTGCTACCAGTGCAACATTGGCGGGTAACCTTGCCAATGGAAAAGGATTGTGGAGCGCGGTCCAGTTACCGGCTGGCGCCACCAATCCGATCACGCCCGCAAATCAGGCTTTAAGAAACCCACCTATCAACGGTCTTATTGCCGGTACCTATGTATTTCGCTACACGAACAATACGGGGCCATCCTGCAACGCTAACCAATTTGACGAAGTGAAGGTTGTCGTGTCGAACACACCACCGCCTGCCCCCAACGCCGGCGTGGATATCACCGGCTGCGCGGGAAGCGTGCAGCTCAGCGGATCGGCTGTGCCTGCTGACGCCTTTGCCAGCTGGACAGTTGTGAGCCCGGCATCTTCCGGGGTTACCTTCTCTAATCCATCGATCCCGAACCCGACAGTCAATAACCTGCAACCCAATACCTCATATACGCTGCGGTATACGCTGACCAACGGCTGTGGATCCAGCTTTGATGAAGTCACTATCACAACGAACAGCTCCGTCGGTCCGGCGAAGCCCACTATTACAAGCAGCGCACTGGCCAATTGCGGTACCATTAACAGCACACTTCCATCCAATGTGAGTATCGTATTCAACCATCCCGCTCTTGATCCTGGTACTATAGGAACCTGGACTGTGATCTCACAGCCGTCAGGTATCGCCCACACTGCCACCTCCAACAGTCCGACAAGTACGACTATCAGATTGCAGAACGTTACGCAATCCACTGTATTTTCCGTTATTTATTCGCTCAGCAGCTCGACTTGCCCGTCGGCGTCGGTTTCCGATACGGTTACAGGCTATATCAGAAAATCTACTGACGCACCGTTCAGTGCAGGGGCAAGCCAGCAAATTTGCTCTGTTAGCTCCTACCCTGTTACAGTGAGTCTGAACGGTTCGGCCAGCACGGGCCCGGTCCTTTGGAGCCAGTTGTATAGTTCCAACGGCCAGCAGGCTACCATTGCAACTCCGTCCAGTGCTAATACCAATGTGACAATCCCCTCAGACGGTATGTACCGGTTTCAATACCAAATTCAAAGTACCACTGATCCCGGTTGCCAGGGACTGTTAGGGGAAGACGTCATGCAGGTCACCACGTCGTCGCCGGGCCAGATCGCCCTTGCCGGAGATGATATTAAATTCTGCAATACTACCGGCGTCACCACATTGAACGGATCACCGGTAACCAATGGCCGCTGGGAGGTTTATCAGGTACTTAACGGAAATGCACCCGTCATCGGAACCGTGACTTCCGCTACCTCCAACCTCACATTCAACGGCTCCGGGTCAGCTATTCTGAAATGGAATTCCTACGGAAGTATCACGGAATGCGGCCCTTCGAGCTCGGACCTGCTGACTGTGACCTATACAGCCCCGGCCAATGCAGGCAGTGACCTTACGCTTTGCGATGCCTCGTCAGTCAATCTGTCGGCGGCTAATCCTTCCCCTGCGACCGGGACGTGGTCACAGACATCCGGTCCGTCCGCAAGCATACAGAACACATCCAGTCCGCAAACCCTTGTCTCCGGGCTTACAGATGGCAGTTACATCTTTCGGTATTCAGTGGACAACGGATCTGGCTGTACAACGACAGATGATGTGTCTGTGACCATTTCCGGGAATAGCGATACCGCCGTTGCGGGGGCCGATTCAGCCGCATGCAGTGGCGGGACCAACAAGATGCACCTTAACGCCAGCCCGTCATTAGCCGGATCAACCGGAAGTTGGTCGGTAATCAGGAGGCCAGCCGGCACCACTGAGGGTAATTTTTCAGACGTTCACGATCCGAAGGCGATTTATGACGGGTTGACCCACCCTGGCAAATACGTTTTTGCCTGGACTGTCAGCAACGGCATTTGTTCCAGCACGGACTACGTAGAATTTACCTCGGACAGCACGCTCTGCAGATTGCCTGTTACGCTTACCAGTTTTACAGGAAAAGGGGAGAATTCGTTGGCAACATTAAATTGGGCCACCTCTGCGGAATCCAACTTCAGCCATTTTGAAGTACAATATTCTTCCAATGCAAAAACCTTTCGGACAATTGGCCGGGTGGCCCCGGAGAGCAACTCCGGACAAGGCTATGTTTTTTCTCATGAACAGCAGGATCCGACCGGTTATTATCGTTTAAAAATGATCGATTTGGATGCGACTTATGCATACAGCAAAACTATAGCTGTCGCGGTTTCAGGGGTTGATATGGTTATTTTCTCCAACCCAACCGCGGATAGGATACAGATCAAAGGAATTAGAGGAGGAGAAGATGTATCTGTGTATGACCAGCATGGAAAACTTGTGATATCCCAAAAGAATATCCAGGCCCGGCAGAAGATCAATCTTGAAGGCTGCGCCCCGGGAGTCTATATTTTGGAAGTGGTTCGTGAGGGCGTACAAACATTTCGGGGAAAAGTGGTCAAAAGCAACTAG
- a CDS encoding SdrD B-like domain-containing protein: MFHFTRFLTRSRRSSIMIGRGAHPRFPDTGFELHQRLNLAVAFLLFSIASYAQCPSSITTTPAVATAATCPSSGQILVHSSAESEPSATYQIISGPASGGYQTTSQSSSHFTGLPAGSYTIRITCGTVFADVTATVADEYTPLSLTAAVSNECAIGGGGGNNRNNATTNAGAYITATANGGMAPLMYAFLLSDNAAEPDANFTYGTENIYTATSFGVYQVRVKDACNNFITQSVDVKPIYPQAKVTLAYNGAQCNGSLAKASLRREDDNTIIDPTNSAYAVDIWYLAAGAPCTIPTSVGPDHSVIVMSESDLDLAFPSTAESVLIRTVSRCGETTVACYPLQKPELKSWAQVHVGCSPTDSVNIAFDIYDGVYPYNVTIQGFDASDNPVPGTDQSFQFHYSNTYTFPNAHHYTYVVSDACEDSLTRTIYTPTPANGPVVTWFDTKLDCVGATGTFNVVLEINGYVPNHDFSSFKLVDAATNTFVANATVYTLYNGAIYFEQIFPGSYKVVITPTDPTCPPTEVPVTIPPTEPTLTFSLDGSVTQLCGGAGTITADLDYNGTQVITYELLQGTTIIASNATGSFTNLEPGTYTLKAIADMSDCGQANMEITKELIVQPQGSAPVVLKKLGVNCTGSTTTGMAVFEFSGFGPFLLEMKKVTETNYTTIGTAVPNNYTAEGLSADTDYDVRITDQCGKTSVTQVSIKPLVAVYVTNTAQPCLGQPYTLSAEEITNASYSWTFNGGPEIATSKDIVFASYAAANNGTYVCTITLEDCITKVVTVNLNSINCNQPLAKSGLGNYVWIDTKDLGTQNATEVGAAGITVTLYDSDGVTVLLTTTTDATGYYSFADLPAGSYIVGFSGLPSGYIFSPIIGSLNDGSNNDADFNGKTVVITLADNEFNMNVDAGIWYSLPVTLISFEAKAMDEGILLNWATTTETNSDRFEIERSPDGKKWQKIGIVHSHGESASVKRYEFKDREPLQNQNLYRLRMVDFDMSFSFSGIRSVNYSFKEEVGAYPNPATEFLYLKGFTTGKVKEISIINSNGQKIFTSRKFSNEGINVAHLLPGLYIVNVKGTDNQYRSFKVMISK, encoded by the coding sequence ATGTTCCATTTTACGCGATTTCTCACCAGGTCGCGCCGGAGTTCGATCATGATCGGACGAGGTGCGCACCCCAGATTCCCCGACACTGGTTTTGAGTTACACCAGAGATTAAATTTAGCAGTGGCGTTCCTGCTTTTTAGCATTGCTTCTTACGCACAATGCCCTTCATCGATTACTACTACCCCCGCGGTGGCAACGGCAGCGACTTGCCCTTCTTCCGGGCAAATCCTGGTGCATTCGAGCGCGGAGTCCGAGCCTTCTGCCACATACCAGATTATCTCAGGTCCAGCTTCCGGAGGTTATCAGACTACCTCCCAGAGTTCCAGCCATTTCACGGGGTTACCTGCGGGCAGTTATACGATCAGGATAACGTGCGGAACGGTGTTTGCAGACGTTACCGCTACTGTCGCTGATGAATATACGCCACTAAGTTTGACGGCGGCTGTCTCAAACGAATGCGCTATTGGCGGTGGTGGCGGAAATAACCGAAACAACGCTACCACTAATGCTGGTGCCTACATTACTGCCACTGCAAATGGCGGCATGGCACCATTGATGTATGCTTTCCTGCTGTCAGACAACGCGGCCGAACCGGATGCCAATTTCACCTACGGCACCGAAAACATTTATACTGCAACTTCATTTGGCGTCTATCAGGTAAGGGTTAAGGATGCCTGCAACAATTTTATTACACAATCTGTTGACGTCAAGCCTATTTATCCGCAGGCGAAAGTAACCCTGGCATATAACGGAGCTCAATGCAACGGAAGCCTGGCAAAGGCCAGCCTTCGGAGAGAAGATGACAATACCATTATAGATCCCACAAACTCCGCCTACGCAGTTGATATATGGTACCTCGCCGCCGGAGCCCCCTGTACGATTCCGACATCCGTTGGGCCAGATCACAGTGTAATCGTGATGAGCGAATCGGACCTGGACCTGGCATTCCCGAGCACCGCAGAAAGCGTACTGATCAGGACCGTATCTCGCTGTGGAGAGACAACCGTAGCATGTTACCCATTACAGAAACCGGAGCTGAAATCGTGGGCGCAGGTGCATGTGGGATGCTCTCCCACGGATAGTGTCAATATAGCCTTTGATATTTATGACGGCGTTTATCCGTACAATGTGACCATTCAGGGTTTTGATGCCAGTGACAACCCTGTGCCCGGAACTGACCAGTCGTTTCAATTCCATTATAGTAATACCTATACTTTCCCCAATGCACACCACTATACATATGTAGTTTCAGATGCCTGCGAAGACAGCTTGACAAGAACAATATATACACCTACACCAGCGAATGGGCCGGTAGTGACCTGGTTCGACACAAAACTGGATTGTGTGGGCGCTACAGGGACGTTTAATGTGGTGTTAGAGATTAACGGATATGTACCGAACCACGACTTCTCAAGTTTTAAGTTAGTTGATGCAGCGACCAACACATTTGTTGCCAATGCCACCGTATATACATTATACAACGGAGCGATATATTTCGAACAGATCTTCCCCGGAAGTTACAAGGTTGTGATTACACCGACCGATCCGACCTGTCCCCCCACGGAAGTTCCTGTTACCATCCCCCCGACTGAGCCCACGCTAACTTTCTCACTTGACGGCTCGGTAACACAGCTTTGCGGTGGAGCCGGTACAATAACAGCCGACCTGGACTACAATGGGACACAGGTGATTACTTATGAACTTCTCCAGGGTACGACAATAATCGCAAGTAACGCCACCGGCAGTTTCACAAACCTTGAGCCAGGAACCTACACACTGAAAGCAATCGCCGATATGTCGGACTGCGGACAGGCAAATATGGAGATTACCAAGGAGCTGATCGTTCAACCGCAGGGTTCTGCGCCGGTTGTTTTGAAAAAATTAGGCGTCAACTGCACAGGCAGCACGACAACTGGCATGGCCGTGTTCGAGTTCTCTGGTTTTGGACCTTTTCTGCTGGAAATGAAGAAGGTTACAGAGACTAATTACACAACCATAGGCACTGCTGTTCCAAACAACTACACAGCAGAAGGACTGTCGGCCGATACTGATTACGATGTCAGGATCACAGATCAGTGCGGCAAAACATCTGTTACGCAGGTGTCTATCAAACCACTCGTTGCCGTATACGTAACTAATACAGCACAGCCCTGTCTGGGTCAGCCTTATACATTGAGTGCAGAAGAGATAACCAACGCAAGTTATTCCTGGACTTTCAATGGTGGCCCGGAAATAGCAACTTCGAAGGATATCGTATTTGCATCTTATGCGGCCGCGAATAATGGCACTTACGTTTGTACAATCACCCTTGAAGATTGCATTACCAAGGTAGTTACCGTAAATCTGAACAGCATCAATTGTAATCAACCACTTGCCAAATCTGGCCTGGGGAATTATGTATGGATAGACACCAAGGATTTAGGAACTCAGAATGCGACAGAAGTAGGTGCGGCCGGAATTACTGTAACGCTATATGATTCGGACGGGGTGACAGTGCTTCTCACCACAACTACCGATGCAACGGGCTATTACAGCTTCGCGGATCTGCCAGCAGGCTCCTACATTGTAGGGTTTAGTGGTCTGCCATCAGGATATATTTTTAGTCCAATTATCGGTAGTTTAAATGATGGCTCAAATAATGATGCCGACTTCAACGGAAAAACCGTTGTAATAACACTGGCCGATAACGAATTCAATATGAATGTCGACGCCGGTATTTGGTACTCACTTCCCGTGACCCTGATTAGCTTCGAGGCGAAGGCAATGGACGAAGGCATACTTCTAAACTGGGCGACGACGACTGAAACCAACAGTGACCGTTTCGAGATCGAGCGCAGCCCGGATGGTAAAAAATGGCAGAAGATTGGAATAGTGCATTCACACGGCGAAAGCGCTAGCGTGAAACGGTACGAATTTAAAGATCGCGAGCCGTTGCAAAACCAGAACCTTTATCGCCTTCGTATGGTAGATTTCGATATGTCCTTCTCATTTAGTGGCATCAGAAGTGTAAATTACAGCTTTAAAGAAGAGGTGGGAGCATATCCGAATCCTGCAACCGAATTTCTGTACCTGAAAGGTTTTACAACCGGGAAAGTGAAAGAAATTTCAATAATCAACTCAAACGGGCAAAAAATCTTTACGTCCAGAAAGTTCAGTAATGAGGGAATCAACGTCGCTCATCTGCTTCCCGGGCTTTATATTGTAAATGTTAAAGGAACCGATAATCAATACCGGTCATTTAAGGTAATGATATCAAAATAA
- a CDS encoding sensor histidine kinase, with protein sequence MKQVIFTIIILVLFPLLSSGFQGREMREYFATNFTADNGLPQNSIRKIAVDYLGFVWLATEGGLVRYDGSNFKVYNRAALDLDSDRIPTFKRNPAKDDFYAIAEGGKLIKIDGGNASEETSYSTVRSLDRTTLLPIQKQTGDQFVIPDMIPAKKVNYQIIQGKGTNYYMYRNEKILFCRADSVRQTLRFPGKMSFDVPPLRWNEERSSAFFGKALNVYNFMDIDGSLFYHIGGHGSYLLYLNPSSEQGISKIRLTGEIESNPAFINRSANVSIIHNQFNNQTFAFLNDHLYQISFRNNLLDTRLLMKGIDLNEDHVSAVYYQEKDEIIFLGSITKGLFVYTPKYFKTFLIGDDTEDNVFYAHLPYSLNSIITPQGYTADLTKPGAGAEKIAKDESLRSKFLILRDRKQFLWLAKIGPRNFVEKFSPDGKRLIKSWFISDEPVKFYQGNTREGIWIGSRSGTLFYLEQSPGKSDSIVVKAKIPDKEITWLLQNDPEHVLIGTVSGLYRYSLKSDKISQVREFRRLNIRTIYASDTNRLWVTTYGSGFYLIEKGKIHKMPSDQNRFLDYAHCILEDSLGNFWFTTNQGLFQARKQDLIDYRRGEAGNFLYLYYDKRNGFQTNEFNGACQPCGVKLANGRLSFPSLRGLVNFSPAKVHSPTLDAPFIIQNVNLDGNKLTFGDTLNLPFDFKHLTFSIATPYFGHKNNLRFLYQVKKSDGQQKAEWQNVSADREISLYNMPSGSYVLTIRKISNFGKKYVEKNLIINVAVAWYLRPWFIILATLGFVCTILFFVRWRTYYLIKQNQLLSQKVTRRTKELTNALEDLKVSDDKLQDQLKRQTQIIGVISHDLRTPLKHITLNSKKLHDHLEANYPSFPQLFLSKSIYESSDKIFALSDELLNFIKMTMKSRGEIKYEPVDIASILKEKRDLFADIAAAGETRIVLDIEENLPVFTNRNMLEIIIHNLLDNAVKSSWHDSIVLGCHQDNGTTVISINDTALGMPADIAGWLSDAENRDEGIVDDLPKNMGLGLIIVKEMTYMLKIRIKAESGPTGTQIQLLVDKPI encoded by the coding sequence ATGAAGCAAGTAATTTTTACCATTATCATTTTAGTTTTATTCCCACTTCTGTCGTCCGGGTTCCAGGGCCGGGAAATGCGCGAGTATTTTGCAACAAATTTTACGGCAGACAATGGGCTTCCTCAAAACAGCATTCGGAAGATCGCAGTGGATTATCTGGGTTTCGTTTGGCTGGCAACGGAAGGAGGGCTTGTCCGGTACGACGGCAGTAATTTCAAAGTCTACAACCGGGCGGCGCTGGACCTGGATAGTGACCGGATTCCTACTTTTAAACGAAACCCGGCAAAAGATGATTTTTATGCGATTGCCGAAGGAGGCAAGCTCATCAAGATTGACGGTGGTAATGCATCTGAGGAAACATCATACAGCACGGTGCGAAGCCTGGACAGGACCACGCTCCTTCCTATTCAGAAGCAAACCGGAGATCAATTTGTTATTCCCGATATGATTCCGGCAAAAAAAGTAAATTACCAGATCATACAGGGAAAGGGGACAAATTATTATATGTACCGCAACGAGAAGATTCTGTTCTGTCGGGCAGATTCTGTCAGACAAACACTCCGGTTTCCGGGCAAAATGTCATTTGACGTTCCTCCGCTTCGTTGGAATGAGGAAAGAAGCTCGGCATTCTTCGGGAAAGCGCTGAATGTGTACAATTTCATGGATATAGATGGCTCGTTATTTTATCATATTGGCGGCCACGGTTCTTACTTACTCTACCTTAATCCATCCTCCGAACAAGGCATATCGAAAATTAGGCTCACCGGTGAAATTGAATCCAACCCGGCTTTTATTAACAGGTCCGCAAATGTTAGCATAATACATAACCAGTTCAATAATCAAACTTTCGCTTTCCTGAATGATCATCTTTATCAAATAAGTTTCCGGAACAATCTCCTTGATACCAGGCTCCTTATGAAGGGGATTGACCTGAATGAGGATCATGTTTCCGCCGTTTACTATCAGGAAAAAGATGAGATAATCTTCCTCGGCAGCATTACCAAAGGGTTATTTGTATATACGCCTAAGTACTTTAAAACATTTTTGATAGGTGACGACACGGAGGATAATGTTTTTTATGCGCATCTCCCATATTCCCTTAACTCGATTATCACACCTCAAGGCTACACGGCCGACCTGACTAAACCTGGTGCCGGCGCAGAAAAAATTGCAAAGGATGAAAGCCTGAGAAGTAAATTTTTGATTCTCCGGGACAGGAAACAGTTCCTCTGGCTTGCAAAAATAGGGCCCAGGAATTTTGTTGAAAAGTTTAGTCCCGACGGTAAAAGGCTGATTAAATCCTGGTTTATCAGTGACGAACCTGTCAAATTTTATCAGGGAAATACGCGTGAAGGAATATGGATCGGATCCCGTTCGGGCACCTTATTCTATTTGGAGCAATCGCCCGGCAAATCCGATTCTATCGTTGTAAAAGCAAAAATTCCGGACAAAGAAATAACCTGGCTTCTGCAAAATGACCCTGAGCATGTTTTAATAGGAACAGTGAGCGGGTTATACCGTTATTCACTTAAATCGGATAAAATCTCTCAGGTTCGGGAGTTTAGAAGGTTGAATATCAGAACAATTTATGCTTCTGACACAAACAGGCTATGGGTTACCACTTACGGAAGTGGTTTTTACCTGATAGAAAAGGGCAAAATTCACAAGATGCCATCAGATCAAAACCGGTTCCTGGATTATGCCCATTGCATTTTGGAAGACAGCCTGGGAAATTTCTGGTTCACTACAAATCAGGGGTTATTTCAGGCAAGAAAGCAGGATCTGATTGACTATCGGCGGGGAGAGGCTGGAAACTTTTTGTATCTGTATTACGACAAAAGAAATGGATTTCAGACCAATGAATTTAATGGTGCATGTCAACCATGTGGCGTTAAGCTTGCGAATGGAAGATTATCTTTTCCTTCATTGAGAGGCCTGGTTAATTTTAGTCCGGCCAAAGTGCATAGTCCCACTCTTGACGCCCCCTTTATCATACAAAACGTAAATCTGGATGGTAATAAGCTGACTTTCGGGGATACACTGAACCTTCCATTTGATTTCAAACACCTTACATTTTCGATAGCAACGCCATACTTTGGCCATAAAAATAATCTGAGATTCCTTTATCAGGTTAAAAAAAGCGATGGTCAGCAGAAAGCTGAGTGGCAAAATGTCAGCGCCGACCGTGAAATTTCCCTTTATAATATGCCATCAGGCAGCTATGTGCTTACAATCCGAAAAATTTCAAATTTTGGGAAGAAATATGTAGAGAAAAACTTAATTATCAATGTAGCAGTTGCCTGGTACCTTCGTCCCTGGTTCATTATTTTAGCAACATTAGGCTTTGTATGCACAATTCTTTTTTTTGTAAGATGGCGCACCTATTATCTGATCAAGCAGAATCAGTTACTCAGCCAGAAAGTAACCCGGCGTACAAAGGAATTGACTAATGCACTCGAAGACCTGAAAGTTTCCGACGACAAATTACAAGACCAATTGAAACGTCAGACGCAGATCATTGGTGTGATCAGCCATGATCTTAGGACACCACTTAAACATATCACGCTAAACAGCAAAAAATTACACGACCATTTGGAAGCAAATTATCCTTCCTTTCCGCAGCTGTTTTTAAGCAAAAGTATTTATGAATCATCCGACAAGATATTTGCATTGTCCGATGAGCTACTGAATTTCATAAAAATGACCATGAAAAGTCGGGGAGAAATTAAATATGAGCCTGTCGACATTGCAAGTATCCTGAAAGAAAAGCGCGACCTTTTTGCAGATATCGCAGCGGCTGGCGAAACCCGGATTGTTTTGGACATAGAGGAAAACCTGCCGGTTTTCACAAACCGGAATATGCTGGAGATAATTATTCATAACCTGCTGGACAATGCCGTGAAATCCAGTTGGCATGATTCGATAGTCCTCGGCTGCCACCAAGACAATGGAACAACCGTGATCTCAATCAACGACACTGCGCTGGGTATGCCCGCAGACATTGCAGGTTGGCTTTCCGATGCGGAAAATCGAGATGAAGGCATAGTTGACGACCTTCCGAAAAATATGGGTTTGGGCTTAATTATTGTAAAGGAAATGACCTATATGCTCAAAATTCGCATAAAAGCAGAAAGCGGACCGACCGGCACACAAATTCAACTGTTGGTTGACAAGCCTATTTAA
- a CDS encoding response regulator transcription factor codes for MPVAISLHNFHLCQNTSGSVIFARRFCLLAKSTAFDYHRLLIFHFNKSVESKWRAHDSYSSFATNFTLAGEMKNILIAEDHPIMRSGTRQIVHTYMPGAVITEVDTFKKALLSASEKTYDLAILDIGIPGGNSVKMIENFKEKYPAVKVLIFSSYDEDLYALPCIKAGADGYISKDAPEQEFKTALETIMLRKKIYLSERLKDDSLNKFINSRKSQDDAAPQLSIREREIAQLLLSGKGVSEIAGMLDVHISTVSTHRASIFKKMQVQNIIDLAKKFEILK; via the coding sequence ATGCCGGTAGCCATTTCACTGCATAATTTTCACCTCTGCCAGAACACGTCAGGTTCCGTTATTTTCGCGCGCCGATTTTGCCTTCTTGCAAAAAGTACTGCTTTTGATTACCATCGTCTCTTGATTTTTCACTTTAATAAATCGGTAGAGAGTAAGTGGCGTGCACATGATTCTTATAGTAGTTTTGCTACAAACTTTACTTTGGCTGGCGAGATGAAAAATATTCTTATTGCTGAGGATCATCCTATTATGCGATCGGGGACAAGGCAAATTGTTCACACATACATGCCTGGCGCAGTAATTACCGAAGTAGACACCTTTAAAAAGGCACTGCTCTCAGCAAGCGAAAAGACATATGATCTTGCCATTCTGGATATCGGCATCCCTGGCGGGAATAGCGTTAAAATGATTGAAAACTTCAAAGAAAAATACCCAGCCGTGAAGGTGCTGATATTTTCTTCTTATGATGAAGATTTATACGCGCTCCCATGTATTAAAGCTGGCGCAGACGGTTATATCTCTAAGGATGCTCCCGAACAGGAATTTAAGACTGCCCTGGAAACTATTATGCTCCGAAAAAAGATTTATTTAAGTGAAAGATTAAAGGACGACAGTCTCAACAAATTTATAAATTCCAGGAAGAGCCAGGATGATGCAGCCCCCCAGCTTTCTATCCGCGAGCGTGAAATTGCGCAGTTATTATTGTCCGGAAAAGGTGTCTCAGAAATTGCCGGAATGCTGGATGTACACATTTCAACAGTGAGCACACATCGTGCAAGTATATTCAAAAAGATGCAGGTTCAAAATATAATAGACCTGGCAAAGAAGTTTGAGATTCTTAAATAG